CCAAAGGTGTTCGATTTCCAATAATTCTACTAGGCGTGCGATTAATTAAGTAGGCTGCAGAGAGAAAAGCTTCATCCCAAAACTTAAGGGGCATGGATGCATGAGCAAGAAGAGAGAGGCCAACTTCTACTATGTGACGATGTTTTCTTTCGGCAGAGCCGTTCTGTTGGTGAGCATGAGGACATGAAACATGATGGGTTATGCCAGCTTTGCTAAAGAATGAATTAAGCTTATGATATTCACCTCCCCAATCAGTTTGCATGGCTAAGATCTTTCTATTGAAGAGGCGTTCAACTAAAGCTTGGAACTCATGGAATTTTTGAAATACTTCTGACTTAAATTTCAGAAGATAAACCCAAGTAAATTTGCTAAAGTCATCGATAAAGCTCACATAGTATTTCTTTCTACCAACAGATTCCGGCGCATGACCCCAAACATCAGAGAAAACAAGTTCCAAAGGATATTTAGAAATACTAGATGAAGTAGGGTAAGGAAGCTGATGACTTTTTCCTTGTTGACATGCATCACACACTAACTCATTTGAGTTTTCTCTGGAACAAGGGAGATTATTGCTACTAATAATTTGTTTAACAATAAACGAGGATGGATGTCCAAGACGACTGTGCCATCTCGACTCAGATGGCTTGGTGGTGCTCAAGGCTTGTTTGACTGATGACGCAGGAAGGGGGTAGAGGCCTTTGTGACACCTTCCTTTAAGAAGAGTATTCTTCGTTGCCTGATCCTTGATTAAAAAGAAATTAGGGTGAAATTCAAGAAAGGCAGAGTTATCAGTAGCAAGACGGTGAACGGAAACAAGATTTTTCTTGGCTTGTGGAACATAAAGAACATTGTTTAGATGAATATCACGACTAGGAGTATGAACGGTAGTATGACCAATATGACTAATATCCATACCTGTACCATTCGCCGTGTGGATCTGATCTGATCCGTGGTACTTGTTCTTCACCGTCAGCTTCTCCAATTCACTTGTTACGTTGTCAGTGGCACCGGTATCCATGTACCAATTAGTGTCCACCCCATACGAGTTTGTTGCTGCTGCAACCAACCTTTGATCTGGAACATAATCTTCGTCGAACCTGTGCCAGCATTCTGCAGCAGTATGTCTTTTCTTGAAGCATACCTGACAGAGCAGTTCTCCATCAGATGACGCCCTTGGGTTGTTGTTGTAGTTGCGGTTGGAGTTGTTGTAACCTCCACCACGTCCTGCACCTTGGCGCTGAAAATTCCCTCCAGAGCTGCCGCGACCTCCTGAGTTGCCGCGCCCTCCAGAGGTGTAGCCTCCTCCACGCGATTGGCCTCTGCCACGCATGTTCCTGCCGCGACCACGGCCGCGACTAGCAGAATTGGCGGAGCCTCCCTGGTTTCCTCCATACACAAGATCCATACGAGTCTCGAAGCTGAGAAGCTGTGAATAAAACTCACCAAGAGAGATCGGCTCCACACGAGTGCAGAGAGATGTGACAAGGGGATTAAAATCCTCGCCCAATCCAGTGATGATATACTCGATCAATTCTTCATCTTCAAGCGGTCTGCCTGCCGCCCTCATATCGTCGCCTAGAGTCTTCATCTTCCCGAAGTACTCCGCAACGGACGAGCTCCCTTTTTGGGTAGTCGCCAAAGCAATCCGTGTATTCACGGTTCGTGCTCGCGTCTGTGACGCAAACATGTCTTCTATGATCTTCCATGCTTCCGCAGCCGTCGCACATGTAGCAACCTGCGAGAGGATGTCTTTTGACAAAGAATTTAGTAGGTAGCTAAGGACCTGTTGATCCGTTGCTTCCCAATCATCTAGTGCCGGGTTCGGCACTGTCACCTCCTTGCCGTCTGCTCCCTTGACGACGACTTCCGCCGATGGTGCCTTGGAAGCACCGGTGAGGTAGCCTTGTAAACGAGCACCGCGCACCGCGGCACGGATCTGGGCCTTCCACAGCGCATGGTTGGATTTCGTCAGCTTCTCAGTGACGGGTTGACCAAGGAGTGGATtggcggcagaggaggatgaaCTAGCCATGACAGATGATCAAGGGGATTCGATCTGTTTAGGCTTTGAAGGCTCTGATTACCATGTAAAACTCAGAGGCGCACTAGGAGGAACGACGGAGCCCTATCTTGGGTCTCTCGGTCGGTTGCGTGTTAATTGTATTGATGGAGGAAAAACCCCTCTCATGGCTTACATATATAGCGTGAGAACAAACAGGAGAGCCGGCCAAGGATTGCTTTACAAGAAAGAATAATTCTATCTATAGTCAGTTCTATCTATAGCACTCCTTGGCCGATACATGTCCTTGTTGTTTCACGTTACAAACATGGAAGCTTTCACAATTACAATTTTCCTAACACGGCGGACATGTCTGGGCGGCGCGCGCACCACCGCTGCCGAAGCAAGCGAGGCGCTGCTGGCTGCCATGGaaccgccgcggccaccggccAGCTGCCACGCGCCGGTGACGAGGAAGTCGACCCCGCGATGCTTTAAATCTGAGCCGCACGAGTCGCATCGGACGGACGGGACGAGCCCaggggggcggacggtatttgaaaaACCGTCCACCCGGCGTCCTCCTCCGCGGTTCGCCGCCGCGCTCAGGGGGGACCCTAGCTTCAGTCCCCTTCTTCGTGAGCGTCTAGGAGCCTCACCCTCTTGCatctagccgccgccgctgccactctCCTATGGTGCCTGGTGTTGTGGAGGCGTAGGGGCCGACCGCGACGCGACCGGCCGGCTCCTGGGCGCGACTGGCCGGCGGTCCGGCATGGCGCGTAGAACGATCCTCTTGCATGTGCATCGACCTGCAGGATCACGAGTATCTATCCTAGTATGGCGTGGACTCGAGGCCTCGAGGGACGGGGGGTTGCAGGAAGGAACAGGCGTCGCACACGGCGAGGACGACGATGGCCGTAGCATGCAGCAGCGAAATCTGAGCCATGTTCGCTGGCAATGGATCAGAGAGCAACTTCACACACACAGAGAGCAATCTCGTTCAAATTCATGTCCATTTGTTAATCAAGAAATGCTACGGCCGTTGCTGTGTTGAAGACCAAGGATGAGTCTGACAGAGCTAGTCAAGAATAAATGGTACAGCCGTTGTGCTTTGTAGAAAGCATTGCACTCTGAATCTAATTTTTGGTAGAGAGAATGACAAGACAGTGGAATTTGTATGTTCAATGAAGCAGCATGTTTGGATGTGAGCAGATATCCTGGAAATTTGCAGGGCTCTGAATCAAATTCATGGAAGAGCCAAATGACAAAAGTATGTACCATAATACCATTTTAATCTTCAGTGAAGCAGCATATGTTCATGTGAATATGCATACTGAATTGCAGGATTGTGATTCTGTGTACATAATACAGTGATGGCCGGTGTTACGAtatggaagaggaaggagagaatgAACTGACCGTTGTATTGAGAGAGGCCCTTTGGGCATATATATACATGAGacacaccccaaaccctagaatagAGGAAAAGACTATACTACCCTTGACTATTATACTCTAACACCCCCTCTCAAATGCAACGTGAATGCAATAACGTTGCATTTGGAGAGTTGATACTAAGCACTAGACtaaaaagaaacaagaaaaagaTACATCCAAGTCTAAAATCTTGATATCGTCGAAGCGTGCaactcttgaacatgtcatgtagatgagctcctccacaagagggtATTGCCTTCACAAACCAGTACTTGAGCAAATACCTCGAGTCTTCACAAACCAGTACGTCGACTCCTCAAACACGAGCCTTGCTTTGGAGAATTTGAACTCGACGAGATTAGTGATGTGCCAAATCAAGCCAAATGGGATGAAGATAAAATCACAGCAGCAACTGTGATACTATCGTGATGATGACTATGAAGGCCACTTGGTCATGATGTGTAGCAAGAAGGCTACAAAAGGACCAAAATGACAAAGATGCATCAACCACGGCGACGAAGATGGGTTGCCACACATCATGGCAAATCTGAAAAAAGAATGTAAGTGGCTGATTTGGCAATTTGAGATGTGAACATGCACGGCTTTAACGAACTGAAGATGTTGCAATTGGACTTGGATTGACAATGGTTTAGATGATATAGTGGCACAACATGGCAAACTGAATATATGGATGGACTTGGATAAACGAACAGCGGAAATATATGACACAATATACTATGGATATGCAGCAGCAAGCAAAAGCAAACTATGGATGGAATTGGCAGTAGACAGCAGTAAGCACACGCAAAAGATGACAATTTCAGGTGGACTGAGATGCAGGTGGACAGAGGAAACTAATGGCCTCAAGACAGCAGAGTAATATACCAGCACTACTCCAATCTTGAGCAGCAGGGAGAATTGGCAACAGCACGTCCGCAGCAGATGATTTGCAGGCAGATCCGCGGCAAGGAATGGAGCAGCAGATGCCGCCTGATAAATGAATCTGCAGAGAGATAGCCAGCCAGCAGAGCAGAGTACGTAGCAGAACAGCAGACCAAATCCGATCCCAGATGAGCAGCCGCACTAACGATGCGGAGCAGAGGAGCGGACGGATGGCTCTGCGGGAAGATGTGCTGCTGCGGAAGGACGAGCAGGGATGGCGGCGGTTGTGATGTGCGCGCCGGCTGTAGACGAGGCAGGGGTGGCCACGGCCGTAGAGGGTAGCAGACCGGCGGCAGATGGCCGCGACGGGTGGCGTGCGGGGGAGCCGCGACGGGCGGCGTGTCCGCGACGCGCGGATGGCAGGCGGCCGCAGACGGAGGACGGGCCGCCGCAACGGGTGGCAGAGAAGACGACAGCGGCGGATCCAGACGGGCAGGGGCTATTGCTCCCCTCCTGCGACCGGATCGACGACGCGAGGATGAAGACGGCCGGCGGAGATGAGGACGGCCCCCTCGATCCGCGGCCGGGGATGACGAATTGAggcccggcggcggtggagatcCCGCGGGGAGGCCGCGATGGGCAGCAGTGGGAGGGGCCGCGACGGCGGAGATCCGCGGGGAGGTGGCCACCGCAACGGCGGCCGAACGGGCGGCCGGacgagatgctgctgctgctgctacaacGAAGACGGCACCGCGACGGATGGAGGCTGTGACGGGCGGCGAAACTTGCTGCTGCGACATGACTAgggtaagaaaaaaaatgggtttGGGGCTGAGCGATGCCGCCCCTAGGAGCAAGACGAAGCTCCCGGGGGCAGCGCAGCAATGGCGAGTCGGCGATGAGGGTGGCGGACCGGATCTAGGCAACCTCAAGCTCTGATTTCTTGTTACGAtatggaagaggaaggagagagtgaACTGACCGTTGTATTGAGAGAGGCCCTttgggcatatatatatatatatatatatatatatatatatatatatatatatatatatatgtatatatatacatatgtatatatatacatatatatacatgagacacaccccaaaccctagaatagAGGAAAAGACTATACTACCCTTGACTATTATACTCTAACAGCCGTAAGTACAAAgaactgtaaaaatttgaagaaattGATATGTTATATGTATATGATCTCAATTATATTTTGTTGTTTGCGCTACAATAAGTTTGATCTGAACCACTTTTTTGTGTATCGTTCCGATGTTCCTTATATCAAGTTCAGTCATCCTTTAGATCAGTGATGCGAAAAACTACAAAGGCCAAACGGATAGTAGATTGTCGTCAGAATGCAAAAGGATGTCTAGTTCTGTAGAATGGACTGAATCACTGAATAATTCAGTACTGATGTTTGTTTGGAATGCTGACTGTACAGTAGAGCTACATATGTATGTCATGTCCCCTTGCCATGTGCTTTCAGCTTCAACATTCAACGAACTCATTTCAGTATTGCCAAGTCTGCAATAACCTCATCTTCTGAATCAATCATTTTCCTGTGTATCTTCATAATTTCTTGCCATACAGAGACACTGAAAATGAGTTGCTAGTGTCAGGTATCGACACAAAATGTGTCATCTGAATGAGCAATTAAGATCAGTTGTCACCTTGAAGTGTCTACTGCTGTAAAAGTCTTTCGTCTTCAGTCCACACTGTTGCATGATCCTTCTGTAACCGATTCAATGTCCGATTCCGATTCCATGTATGCAGGTTTCTTTAGTATCGGCAGCCGTTTCTTGCCATGTAGCATCTCAAGAACATCTGCCATGGTGGGCCGGTCTGCCCGATCACTCTGAAGGCACAATAGTCCCACCTTCACGCACCTTTTAATCTCCCTTAGCTGAGACCCTTCATACAGCTTTGGATCAAACACCTCCTCCATTTGTCTAGCTTCCCAAGCGTCCCAAGCCTGTCACCAGAAGACAAATATGCATAATATACACAGTACAGATGACAAGCTTAGTTGAAGCTCACCAAGAAACAATAGCATATTGAACATGATGTTGCAGTATAGATGCATCCCGCCATGTATAAATACTTACCCATGCACATAAAAGGCGCTCGTAAGGCTGTATATTTCTGCACATAATGCTAATGGTATTAATGACAGTGACTCCAAAAGCGTACACATTGTTCATCATTGATATAATGCTGCTTTCAAAACACTCTGGAGGTATATATCCCCTGAAACCGATGgtaaaataaaaagaaagacCTCAGCAATGAAAAAGGAATGAACATAAATGCACTGTACTCAGGCCATCGTAGATTTTTAATGTGAATTGAAAGGGCATCTTACAATGTGCCTAGTATGTCGTCACAAGTGATCTCACCATCATGCAGAACCATAGATATATTAAAATCAGTAATCTTAGGATTCATATTAGAATCTAAGAGGATGTTGCTTGGTTTCACATCCATATGTACAACGTGCTCTTCATGTAAGTAATGTACACCTTGGGCTATCCCGTCAATTATCCTGAAGATGGAGCACCAAGCAAGTTGGGACTCTGCAAAATTACTCAACAAATTTAATTTAAGACAAAATTTACACGATCGAGATGTACTATGATGAGAATTTCAGTAAAAACATGCCGCGGATAATCTTGTCCAAGCTTCCATTAGGCATGTATTCTTCAACCCAGTGATATCCTTTAACTCCACCATCTCCTTTTTTATGTCCATATCCCAAAACTTTAACTATGTTTTTGCGCTGAAGCTTTgaatctaggaggtggcaaatTTCTTGATGGCCACATCCTTTCCCTCATTGAGTACACCCTAAAAAGTATAAATATCAGTGTGTATGATAAGCTTGTTATAGGGTACGACACAAATATATCATCATagcaataaaaaataaaattagcaTCATCGCGGAAAAAAGGATGAGCATACAAAAATCTTAGTGAGTACCTTGTAGACCTTACAGGAGCTACCCATCCCAATGATGTTTTTGTCATTTATAGCGGTATATAACTCTGATAAACTGAACTTTTTTAAGCCTGTCATGGAAACATAAATACCACGTAGTTCAGGTTATGCAAACATGAAACTTTAGTTGTAATATTCAGTTTGAGTGCACCGAGCGGTAAACATTGATAGATTTGAAGGCAAACGAGTGACCATTGGTGATGATAGGTACTAGCTAGTTAGCCTTCCAAATAAGTAATGCATGGAGAGGAATTTTATATAATGAAGAAAAGATTAGAGGATAGTAAAATCTATATGTGTTTGTATCGATCACTTCTCATTTTGATCGATGATGATGAATTGATGATTAATGAGTGATATAGTGGTGATTAGGTTTATTAACTCGGAGTTGTATTAAAAGGATGGAAGAAAAACCCTGTTCACATGGAAATTTCGATCAATAGATCGATGAACTGGGAGGTTTTTGGTTTGATGGAAGCTTAAGAGTGAAAACTCTGCATTTGTTGGCAGATCTCAGGAAAAAACCAAGGGTAGATAATTTGTCCAAGACATTCCGGAACTGTGGCTGTGGGAGTACTAACTTAGCAAAGAAGCCACATTATATCATTTATAATTTTAAGGACACTGTTGCTGCACTCAACTTGGCATAGAACAAATTATATATAGGATAAATTGTCTGTATCATTTTTAAAAAACTAAATATAACACAAAAATGCAAGTGATACATGGATATAACACTAACTAAAAGCATATTCATCTATTAAATTTAACGTTTTCACGTTCTCTATCGGCACCTTTTGCTATGCAGCTTTGTGGCTTTGTAACATGCGACTTCATGTGTGCAAAGTTGCCAGCACAGAAGCATGGGATCTAGACCACTTTTAGCCTCCACGGCCCACCCTAGTTTGTGTGGCTTTTAACCTTTGTGTAACTGTTTCAAGAGCGTTCCTGCCTTTCAAGTAGCTAGTGGCGAATTTGTGTCTAAGGTCAGAACTACTTGATCTTATTATTAGTTGGAATGCTTGCGTAGATATAAAACAAATGTGGCTAAAATATTGCATACGCGCACATACACAGTTGTGGGCTTGTAGCCACTGTTAAGATCAAACAAAACTTTGCACAAGACGTCACCTTAcctttttcttgaaacaaagacgTCACCTTACCAAATAAAGTAGCAAAAGGCGGCTCACTTCCTGGTCGTACTTTGTTTTTCTCACCAATCAATTCAGATCTGCCATTGCCATATGATGAAAACGATTGTTTGCAAAGGTTAATCCATTCACTTTGCATCAAACAGTGACTAGTCAAACAAAACAGATAATAGCCAGAGTTATTTTTGGAAGTGCTCTAGGTTAAGATGAAGCATACATCTCCTGTCTGCATAAATTTATTCCCAAACGATGATGTAACTGCTCCGTGGAGTAAAAAATTAGTACCCAACTACAAAATCATTGAGTTGGTTTATAATTTACTCCCGCCATTTTAAAATAGCGCTTTGTCGGACCCAGTGCAGTATGGAAACTTAAACTTTTACCAGTAATAATAtctgttatgttacatttatgTCCATGAATGTATGATTGACATAATAAGAGAGTGTTTTAAAGATTCGTCAAAAAAAGAGAGTATACTTTAAAATATGAATCTTCTATATTAGCAAGTTGCAGAGGTATGACTCATGTTTTCCATAATGAATTCGCACTCTAGCTTGGAGTAGACCCCGGTATAGTTTCCCAGGTTTGTCAGGAATCTTGCATGTGAACACTGTTGCATGTACTATATTGTTAACTCAATACAATTGCTTTGTCTACAGCGATGCAAGCTTATGCAATATGATGGTGCAAACATATGATTTTCGCAGGGCTAGATGCAACATTGGTGGTTGACCTATTTCTCGCGGATACATTATAGTAGTGCACCGGTGACAATGCATGTGGGATAGGGAAAAAACCGAGACCGCTCGGAGCAAATATATGGAGTTGATGTCATGGCAAAGAGGATAATGCCCATAGCCATACCTAGGATCATTGGTTGATTGAACGCTATGTGATAATAACTCCGTAACTCCTGTATCCTGAAATAGTGAAATAGTTTAGTAGTTATGGTATCCTAGTGAGCCTAATAAGAAATATGTACAATGCAattaacaaaataaattatgttGTTGCATAAGCCTAGAACGAAGCCGCCAAGATCCACCGGAAATAAGCAAAAACAATTATTGAAACATCTCTAAAATTAGAGTTTGTTACTTATGTTCTTGCAAAACCTGGAGAGGGATAAAGTTCAGCAAAAATTGCTCAAAAGGCCCATCTTATTTGTTGTTTCCATTTCCCCTATGTATGATTTGCTACAAAGGCCGTCTTTCGGTTTTCCTCGTTCATGCTCGAGACATAATCTATAATTCGGTTTTCACTGAAGCCACATATTTGGGTCATATATGGCACCTTGTTTGGATATGCGTGCTTTGCATGCATGGTAAGCGACTATATATCATTGCAAACCTAGAAATGCAAAAggatacaaagcaaaacacgatcAAACAACAATTGATGGTGATGAAGGATACACACATTAATTGATAATGAGTATATAAGGATACCGGATCGAGCCAAATGTTGCCGAACTATCCACTTGTGGTATCAATAAAAATAGTGTCCAAATGAAGGGGCCAAAACGACATAAAGGTAGTAGTAGTGGTTGCAGTAGTAGTAGGTGGTGGTGGagggtggtagtggtggtggtggtcgtcaTAGTAGTATATAGCAGATTGGCCTTTGCTATGAAATCAATTATATAGGAAAAAATTCACTACCAAAATAATTAAGAGCTTTTGTACAATAATTGTAAAGTACCAATGTGTACTTTTTGGTACTTTTaccttaatttttttaaattagtattcggtccCACTTTTTAGTACTTAGTCCCACAGTTTGGAAGTACCAAGTACTTTATCCTAGGTATTTCTAGGTATTTTCTATCTTCACCACCGTAGAATTTTATCAGATAGACGGCtcctatttttttaattattgtaaaatttctcaatAATCAAAGTCAAAATAACCTTTGGATCTTTTCTGAAGTTTAGGAATGGTCGGGTTTATACCTGTGGCTGCCGGGGCGGAGCATGACCGCCAGCCTGAATCGTTAACAGCACGATGGTGGTGTGGGCGTTGATGGCGAAGGACGCCATCATCACTTTATTCAAGATGTCATCTTTGACCCGGCGCAGCTGCTTCGACAGGTCCCCGGCGGCGATGAGGCGGCGGACGGTGGTCCTCTCCTGGCACGCGGCGACAAGCTTGAGGGCCTGCTCGAGCGTCTCCTCCAGGTCCTCCAGCGCGCCGCTCATCGCCGGGCTGCCATTCATCATCCCCGTCTGCTGCAGCTGCGACAGGATGGCGCTGAACCTGAGCACCCTCTTTCTGATCTCGCGGCACTCGTCCTCGTTGTGGCGAGCCTTGTCCACGGCGTCCTTGATCTTGAGCCCGATTTTGACGATCTTCTCCACGGTGGCCACCGGATCGGCCATCGATCATCTATGCCTGCCCCTCCTGTCACATAAGGCAGGCAGTACTAATCTGCACTGCAAGAACAAACACCTGAGCTCAGCAAGACCAAATAGAGAGTAATTAATAACTTTCTTGTCGAGTGTAGGCGTGTAGCAATACGATCAACTAAATGCATGGATTGATTCTTCTCACCAATATCTCTTGGTCACTGCTTTTGGCAGTAGGACAATACGAATTCATGGTTTTGTCCGGCGTAATCTTCCCTGCACACAGATTTACAGACAGAGCTCCCCGATGCTGCCAGGTTGAACCGGAACTGGAAGCTGCCATGGCACGTTGCTGGCCAGGACGGCGCTCCCTCTGGGCTTCTGCTCGCCTCCAGTCGTCTCGTCCGGGTGGCCAGTGGCGGCGTCGGTGCAGCGGTctctgcagcagcagctcaCTCTTGTACAGAGAAGCCAGAGAAAT
The genomic region above belongs to Panicum virgatum strain AP13 chromosome 8N, P.virgatum_v5, whole genome shotgun sequence and contains:
- the LOC120684458 gene encoding uncharacterized protein LOC120684458 codes for the protein MADPVATVEKIVKIGLKIKDAVDKARHNEDECREIRKRVLRFSAILSQLQQTGMMNGSPAMSGALEDLEETLEQALKLVAACQERTTVRRLIAAGDLSKQLRRVKDDILNKVMMASFAINAHTTIVLLTIQAGGHAPPRQPQDTGVTELLSHSVQSTNDPRSELIGEKNKVRPGSEPPFATLFGKVTSLFQEKGKVTSCAKFCLILTVATSPQLCMCAYAIF